The Caretta caretta isolate rCarCar2 chromosome 10, rCarCar1.hap1, whole genome shotgun sequence genome has a window encoding:
- the ZNF592 gene encoding zinc finger protein 592 isoform X3 has product MMLPNQCCYCAHQRIHTHKSPYCCPECGILCRSAHFQTHVKENCLHYSRKVGYRCIHCGVVFMSLAMLKVHIHEKHCEVFHKCSFCPMAFKSADSTTAHITSQHPEEPHKTTQVIYKCSCETVFNKKKLLQEHFQQNANKLLVGVFKCPQCQLVYMQKQQLMQHVKAVHGVPPYPEDVSNLRQKPQTTSSSQVLAPTKELSVANGTSHTALPRKDTRVENNSESKPILKSVGWTCRECSQWNPDRENYVSHMKKSHGKSVKRYPCRQCEHSFNDFSSLGRHIRNNHDTAKKVYTCWFCTDENRTFPQPSMLENHISLMHGIKNPDLSQMSKAKAPECDSTKAKSPKRVSADAPGQMETTEVPPAKKLKAHWKCAKCGFATDISTEFQEHIPQHKADNSTAQCLLCGLCYTSHISLNRHLFIVHKVKDPVEEEEEEEEEEREKLQTETNENGHEEYKRKMNTTVEEENSLKCKMCKSDSVLCAHSQRCGVKDSSSNSQNNHSNATKI; this is encoded by the exons ATGATGCTGCCTAACCAGTGCTGCTACTGTGCTCATCAAAGAATCCATACTCACAAGTCCCCTTACTGCTGCCCAGAGTGCGGGATACTCTGCCGATCAGCCCATTTCCAAACCCATGTCAAGGAAAATTGCCTACATTACTCTCGCAAAGTTGGATACAG GTGTATCCACTGTGGAGTTGTCTTTATGTCGCTAGCTATGCTGAAAGTGCACATTCACGAGAAACACTGCGAAGTCTTCCACAAATGTTCTTTTTGTCCAATGGCTTTCAAATCTGCGGACAGTACCACTGCCCATATTACTAGCCAGCACCCAGAAGAGCCTCACAAAACTACTCA GGTTATCTACAAATGTTCTTGTGAGACTGTCTTTAACAAGAAGAAGCTGCTCCAGGAGCACTTCCAACAGAATGCCAACAAGCTGTTGGTGGGAGTATTTAAGTGTCCGCAGTGTCAATTAGTGTATATGCAGAAACAACAATTAATGCAGCATGTCAAG GCTGTTCATGGGGTCCCCCCATATCCTGAGGATGTCTCTAACCTTCGACAGAAGCCTCAGACAACGTCCAGCAGCCAAGTTCTTGCACCAACAAAGGAGTTGTCAGTAGCCAATGGTACTTCCCACACTGCTTTGCCAAGGAAGGACACGAGAGTGGAAAACAACTCAGAATCAAAACCCATCTTGAAAAGTGTTGGTTGGACTTGTAGAGAGTGTTCACAATGGAACCCTGATCGGGAAAACTATGTGTCCCATATGAAGAAAAGCCATGGAAAG TCTGTGAAGAGATATCCCTGTCGGCAGTGTGAGCATTCGTTCAACGACTTCAGCAGTCTGGGCAGACATATTCGCAATAACCATGACACAGCAAAGAAAGTTTACACTTGCTG GTTCTGCACAGATGAAAATCGGACATTTCCTCAGCCTTCCATGCTGGAGAATCACATCAGCCTCATGCATGGCATCAAAAACCCAGACCTGTCCCAGATGTCCAAAGCAAAAGCTCCAGAGTGTGACTCAACAAAA gCAAAATCTCCAAAGAGAGTGTCTGCAGATGCTCCAGGACAGATGGAAACCACTGAAGTTCCACCAGCCAAAAAACTGAAGGCACATTGGAAATGTGCTAAATGTGGATTTGCAACAGATATCAGTACTGAATTTCAGGAACACATACCTCAGCACAAGGCGGACAACTCCACTGCTCAATGCTTGCtctgtggcttgtgttatacatCTCACATCTCTCTGAACAGGCACCTCTTTATTGTTCATAAAGTAAAAGATCCAgtagaagaagaggaggaggaggaggaagaggaaagggaAAAGTTACAGACAGAGACAAATGAGAATGGACATGAAGAGTATAAGAGAAAAATGAACACTACAGTGGAAGAAGAAAATAGTTTGAAATGCAAAATGTGCAAGAGTGACTCAGTGCTTTGTGCACACAGTCAGAGGTGTGGCGTAAAGGATTCCAGTAGCAATTCTCAGAACAATCATTCAAATGCTACTAagatttaa